The following coding sequences are from one Microbacterium sp. SSM24 window:
- a CDS encoding glutathione peroxidase — protein MTEATATDLRRIPFHTADGGTTTLADYGDKVLLVVNVASRCGLTPQYEQLEQLQRAYADRGFTVLGFPCNQFMGQEPGSMDEILEYCSTTWGVSFPVHDKVKVNGGKAAPLYKALKDARDVEGNKGRIQWNFEKFVLTPDGDVHRFRPNVTPDDPAIVSVIEANLPG, from the coding sequence ATGACCGAGGCTACCGCCACAGACCTGCGCCGCATCCCGTTCCATACCGCCGACGGCGGAACGACGACCCTCGCCGACTACGGCGACAAGGTTCTCCTCGTCGTGAACGTCGCGTCCCGGTGCGGCCTGACCCCGCAGTACGAGCAGCTCGAGCAGCTCCAGCGGGCCTATGCCGACCGCGGCTTCACGGTCCTCGGCTTCCCCTGTAACCAGTTCATGGGGCAGGAGCCCGGCTCGATGGACGAGATCCTCGAGTACTGCTCGACCACATGGGGGGTGTCGTTCCCCGTGCACGACAAGGTCAAGGTCAACGGCGGCAAGGCCGCCCCGCTCTACAAGGCGCTCAAGGATGCCCGCGACGTCGAGGGCAACAAGGGACGCATCCAGTGGAACTTCGAGAAGTTCGTGCTCACGCCTGACGGCGACGTGCACCGCTTCCGCCCGAACGTCACGCCGGATGACCCGGCCATCGTGAGCGTCATCGAGGCGAACCTGCCCGGCTGA
- a CDS encoding DsbA family protein, whose amino-acid sequence MTDAIKIDVWSDIACPWCYIGKRNLEKGLAEASGDEDAPAVEVVFHSFELSPDTPVDFHGGEADYLATHKGISQDQAQQMLDRVTGVAAEAGLEYRFDLLKHTNTVKAHELLHFAKEQGRQHELAERLMSAYFTEGRHLGEEDELVALAADAGLDADAARDALRSGRFLDAVRADQAQAQAYGINGVPFFVIDGKYGVSGAQPAEAFAQIVRQVWTERSEDAPVAV is encoded by the coding sequence ATGACGGATGCCATCAAGATCGACGTGTGGAGTGACATCGCCTGCCCCTGGTGCTACATCGGCAAGCGCAATCTCGAGAAGGGGCTGGCTGAGGCATCCGGTGATGAGGACGCCCCTGCCGTCGAGGTCGTCTTCCACTCGTTCGAGCTCTCGCCCGACACCCCCGTCGACTTCCACGGCGGCGAGGCGGACTACCTCGCGACCCACAAGGGCATCTCGCAGGACCAGGCGCAGCAGATGCTCGACCGGGTGACCGGGGTCGCTGCCGAAGCGGGTCTGGAGTACCGCTTCGATCTGCTCAAGCACACCAACACCGTGAAGGCGCATGAGCTCCTGCACTTCGCGAAGGAGCAGGGTCGCCAGCACGAACTGGCCGAGCGCCTCATGTCCGCATACTTCACCGAAGGACGCCACCTCGGCGAGGAGGACGAGCTCGTCGCACTCGCCGCCGACGCGGGGCTGGATGCGGATGCCGCGCGCGACGCCCTTCGCAGCGGGAGGTTCCTCGACGCGGTGCGCGCCGACCAGGCGCAGGCTCAGGCCTACGGCATCAACGGGGTGCCGTTCTTCGTGATCGACGGGAAGTACGGGGTCTCCGGAGCCCAGCCCGCCGAGGCCTTCGCCCAGATCGTCCGCCAGGTGTGGACGGAGCGCAGCGAGGACGCGCCGGTCGCCGTCTGA
- a CDS encoding ATP-binding cassette domain-containing protein, with amino-acid sequence MTRRREADVAIRSSDLSIARAGRGGPAQRVVDGVSFTLPHAGTLAVMGPTGSGKSSLVSVLAGSTDDGLAVVGGDALVEGIRVRRPGRGIRQLTYMTGFLPQAAGAALPARLTVSEVIGEPITGRDRRVNQRALSVRVATLLDELMLPLGAAAKYPYELSAGMRQRVAFARALVLQPRLFIGDEPFSNMDVEVRRAAREAILRRRAEYGMTTLVVTNEAEVVRELDADVLVLRGGHAIAYGHGTKDLLWTPSGEADHRLIAS; translated from the coding sequence ATGACTCGACGCCGAGAAGCCGACGTCGCCATCCGGTCGAGCGATCTCTCGATCGCCCGTGCAGGGCGCGGCGGTCCCGCGCAGCGCGTGGTCGACGGCGTGTCGTTCACCCTCCCGCACGCCGGCACGCTGGCGGTGATGGGTCCGACCGGTTCGGGCAAGTCGAGCCTCGTGTCGGTGCTCGCCGGCTCCACCGACGACGGGCTCGCCGTCGTCGGCGGCGACGCGCTCGTCGAGGGCATCCGGGTGCGGCGGCCCGGTCGCGGCATCCGCCAGCTCACGTACATGACGGGGTTCCTTCCGCAGGCCGCCGGCGCAGCGCTTCCCGCGCGGCTCACCGTGTCGGAGGTCATCGGCGAACCCATCACGGGCCGTGATCGGCGCGTGAACCAGCGGGCCCTCTCCGTGCGGGTGGCGACCCTTCTCGACGAGCTCATGCTGCCCCTCGGCGCAGCGGCGAAGTACCCGTACGAGCTGAGCGCGGGGATGCGGCAGCGCGTGGCCTTCGCCCGGGCACTGGTGCTGCAGCCGCGCCTGTTCATCGGCGACGAGCCGTTCTCGAACATGGATGTCGAGGTGCGCCGCGCCGCGCGCGAGGCGATCCTGCGCCGCCGCGCGGAGTACGGCATGACGACGCTCGTGGTGACCAATGAAGCCGAGGTCGTGCGCGAGCTCGACGCCGACGTGCTGGTGCTCCGCGGCGGCCACGCGATCGCCTACGGGCACGGCACGAAGGATCTGCTGTGGACGCCCAGCGGCGAGGCCGACCACCGGCTGATCGCCTCATGA
- the dusB gene encoding tRNA dihydrouridine synthase DusB, whose amino-acid sequence MDDVTTALAPARTLRIGPIQLDAPVVLAPMAGITNTAFRRLCREYGAGLYVSEMITTRALVERNATTMRLITHHESEKPRSIQLYGVDPATTEAAVRLLVEEDRADHIDLNFGCPVPKVTRKGGGAALPWKLGLFREIVTRAARAAGDVPLTVKMRKGIDGDHLTYLDAGRIAEDAGVAAVALHARTAAEFYSGEADWSAIAALKQAVTSVPVLGNGDIWSAADAARMMAETGCDGVVVGRGCLGRPWLFGDLARELGGPDAASGAPVDATLDFVARAFRRHAELLVEFFEDEDRGCRDIRKHVAWYFKGYPVGGDIRARLATVSSLAEIDDMLATLDLAAPYPGAAAEGQRGRAGTPKRPALPEGWLDSRDLGAEASCALAEAELDHSGG is encoded by the coding sequence ATGGACGACGTGACCACTGCCCTCGCTCCCGCGCGCACTCTGCGCATCGGGCCCATCCAGCTCGACGCGCCCGTCGTGCTCGCGCCCATGGCGGGGATCACCAACACCGCGTTCCGCCGGCTGTGCCGCGAATACGGTGCCGGGCTCTACGTGAGTGAGATGATCACGACCCGTGCGCTCGTCGAACGCAACGCGACCACGATGCGTCTCATCACGCACCACGAGTCCGAGAAGCCGCGCTCGATCCAGCTCTACGGCGTCGATCCCGCGACCACCGAGGCCGCGGTGCGCCTGCTGGTCGAAGAGGACCGCGCCGATCACATCGACCTGAACTTCGGATGCCCCGTTCCCAAGGTGACGCGCAAGGGCGGCGGCGCGGCGCTGCCGTGGAAGCTCGGCCTCTTCCGCGAGATCGTGACGCGCGCCGCGCGTGCGGCGGGCGACGTGCCGCTGACGGTGAAGATGCGCAAGGGCATCGACGGCGATCACCTCACCTACCTGGATGCCGGCCGCATCGCCGAGGACGCCGGTGTGGCGGCGGTGGCGCTCCATGCACGCACGGCCGCCGAGTTCTACTCGGGCGAAGCGGACTGGTCGGCGATCGCCGCCCTCAAGCAGGCGGTGACGAGCGTCCCCGTGCTCGGCAACGGCGACATCTGGTCGGCCGCCGATGCGGCGCGCATGATGGCGGAGACCGGCTGCGACGGGGTCGTCGTCGGTCGCGGATGCCTCGGCCGCCCCTGGCTGTTCGGAGATCTCGCACGCGAGCTCGGCGGGCCGGACGCGGCATCCGGTGCCCCCGTCGACGCGACCCTGGATTTCGTCGCCCGCGCGTTCCGTCGGCACGCCGAGCTCCTCGTGGAGTTCTTCGAGGACGAGGACCGCGGATGCCGCGACATCCGCAAGCACGTCGCCTGGTACTTCAAGGGGTACCCGGTGGGTGGTGACATCCGTGCGCGCCTCGCGACAGTGTCGAGCCTGGCCGAGATCGACGACATGCTCGCGACCCTCGACCTCGCCGCCCCGTATCCGGGTGCCGCGGCCGAGGGCCAGCGCGGACGCGCCGGAACCCCCAAGCGGCCGGCCCTCCCCGAGGGGTGGCTGGACTCGCGTGACCTTGGTGCCGAAGCATCCTGCGCCCTCGCCGAAGCGGAGCTCGACCACAGTGGCGGGTGA
- a CDS encoding deoxyguanosinetriphosphate triphosphohydrolase, with the protein MAGDGAVAIGIASERPSGYDDADAARFHPERHRSQRDDFARDRARVLHSAALRRLAAKTQVLSPASPADFARNRLTHSLEVAQVGRELATALLLAPDVVDTACLSHDLGHPPFGHNGERAMNEWADDIGGFEGNAQTLRIVTRLEPKIVDDAGRTFGLNLTRASLDATCKYPWTAEHPLPDPGGRLKFGVYPDDEDVFRWMRAGAPGRVRCIEAEVMDLSDDIAYSVHDFEDAVVNGYLDPARLADPAEHQALLTAIQSWVGFDFARDELEDALYRLMRMPEWITAFDGTRASLARLKNLTSDLIGRFARAATTATRDAYGMSVLTRYRAHVVVPRVVEAEMAVLKGIIGAVVVSIDGRKELYKEQRKVLKRLATALWEQPEALDALHAEDFGSAQTYAARRRVVVDQVASLTDQVAIAWHGRLVGELDAASLGIWSPGARGTGAR; encoded by the coding sequence GTGGCGGGTGACGGCGCCGTCGCGATCGGCATCGCGTCGGAGCGTCCGTCCGGCTACGACGATGCGGATGCCGCGCGCTTCCACCCCGAGCGGCACCGGTCGCAGCGCGACGACTTCGCGCGGGACCGTGCGCGTGTGCTCCACTCCGCGGCGCTGCGCCGACTGGCCGCCAAGACCCAGGTTCTGAGCCCGGCGAGCCCGGCGGACTTCGCGCGCAACCGGCTGACGCACTCGCTCGAGGTCGCCCAGGTCGGGCGCGAGCTGGCGACGGCGCTCCTGCTCGCTCCTGACGTCGTCGACACCGCCTGCCTCAGCCACGACCTCGGCCACCCGCCGTTCGGGCACAACGGCGAGCGCGCCATGAACGAGTGGGCGGACGACATCGGCGGGTTCGAGGGCAACGCCCAGACGCTGCGGATCGTCACGCGATTGGAGCCCAAGATCGTCGACGACGCCGGGCGCACGTTCGGCCTGAACCTCACCCGCGCGAGCCTCGACGCGACGTGCAAATACCCGTGGACGGCGGAGCATCCGCTGCCGGATCCCGGTGGCCGTCTCAAGTTCGGCGTCTATCCCGACGACGAAGACGTCTTCCGCTGGATGCGGGCAGGTGCGCCGGGGCGGGTGCGCTGCATCGAGGCCGAGGTGATGGACCTCTCCGACGACATCGCCTACTCGGTGCACGACTTCGAAGACGCGGTGGTCAACGGCTATCTCGATCCCGCGCGCCTGGCCGATCCGGCCGAGCACCAGGCGCTGCTCACGGCGATACAGTCCTGGGTCGGCTTCGACTTCGCCCGCGACGAGCTCGAGGATGCCCTCTATCGCCTGATGCGCATGCCCGAATGGATCACGGCGTTCGACGGAACGCGCGCCTCGCTGGCCCGCTTGAAGAACCTCACATCCGACCTCATCGGGCGGTTCGCCCGGGCGGCGACCACCGCGACGCGCGACGCCTACGGGATGTCGGTGCTCACCCGGTATCGTGCGCACGTGGTGGTGCCGCGGGTGGTCGAGGCCGAGATGGCCGTCCTCAAGGGCATCATCGGTGCCGTCGTCGTATCGATCGACGGACGCAAAGAGCTCTACAAGGAGCAGCGCAAGGTGCTCAAGCGGCTCGCGACGGCCCTGTGGGAGCAGCCCGAGGCCCTCGACGCGCTCCATGCCGAGGACTTCGGCTCCGCCCAGACCTACGCGGCGCGCCGACGCGTCGTCGTCGATCAGGTGGCAAGCCTCACCGATCAGGTCGCGATCGCGTGGCACGGCAGGCTCGTGGGCGAATTGGATGCCGCGTCCCTCGGAATCTGGTCCCCGGGTGCCCGCGGGACGGGGGCGCGCTGA
- a CDS encoding DUF262 domain-containing protein, translating to MVSATNVDATAVNTIGWLAAGDATIVVPVYQRQYRWDIGACEQLLSDIRAVSDSDDRHMHFIGSILSSATARETGAELVLIDGQQRITTLMLLVAALQHTVREHDAALAADLQRVLVHRASPERTKLRPHRAWAGVFEAVVLDRRNGDGARDSRFDDNYAFFRSQISAEEAPRIWRGLQKLEHVSITLGAGANAQQIFESLNSTGEPLRDHELIHNYVLMGLSHAEQQEIESEYWLPIEQNTGDAIAAFWRHYLVMKTGREVVVTGGRGVYDTFRQVFPRLQLADLRRHAAQWREFSDIYRVLLDPGQEPDAAIARQLAWLGTFGSGMYPLVLRLYRDHAQGALGTDELIRTLEHVQALQLRRAIVGVTNERLVARLCRAREEGAAALSAAIARISPSDERVRAALKYSALPHPAYVLGRLAGLDSPAGLDVEHIVPAAPSDAWTGDGTRVWSEYSEDEQNSHRALADTLGNLTLLEEDLAIAAFDASFPEKRRLYARSAVSSTRELAAVEAWGTGTIAERSARLAEQVAELWARPETRLIDDDGLTPVLDAVRRRGWPAGWQREWDYVEYRGEHWEVPDVKYLFNRIFKRLWADSREDVVAYSARRGGPVYPQQSWNGQWDRLDDENWLYMGWDSSYMLTAVQGVLEQAGIAPEVFVKYSYIGTAMK from the coding sequence ATGGTCAGTGCCACCAATGTCGATGCGACCGCGGTCAATACGATCGGCTGGCTCGCCGCAGGGGACGCGACGATCGTGGTGCCCGTCTACCAGCGGCAGTACCGCTGGGACATCGGAGCCTGCGAACAGCTGCTGTCCGACATCCGCGCGGTCTCCGACTCCGACGACCGCCACATGCACTTCATCGGGTCCATCCTCTCGTCCGCGACGGCACGGGAGACAGGTGCCGAGCTCGTGCTCATCGACGGGCAGCAGCGCATCACGACGCTGATGCTGCTGGTCGCCGCCCTGCAGCACACGGTCCGCGAGCACGACGCCGCACTCGCCGCGGACCTCCAGCGGGTCCTGGTGCACCGCGCCTCACCGGAGCGCACGAAGCTGCGACCGCACCGCGCGTGGGCGGGGGTGTTCGAAGCCGTCGTCCTCGACCGACGCAACGGCGACGGCGCACGCGATTCGCGCTTCGACGACAACTACGCGTTCTTCCGCAGCCAGATCAGTGCCGAGGAGGCCCCCCGGATCTGGCGCGGCCTCCAGAAGCTCGAGCACGTCTCGATCACGCTGGGCGCCGGTGCCAACGCGCAGCAGATCTTCGAGAGCCTCAATTCCACCGGCGAGCCGCTGCGCGACCACGAGCTCATCCACAACTACGTCCTGATGGGCCTCTCGCACGCCGAGCAGCAGGAGATCGAGTCCGAGTACTGGCTCCCCATCGAGCAGAACACGGGCGACGCCATCGCCGCGTTCTGGCGTCACTATCTCGTCATGAAGACGGGCCGCGAAGTCGTCGTCACGGGCGGCCGCGGGGTCTATGACACCTTCCGGCAGGTATTTCCCCGGCTGCAGCTCGCCGACCTGCGGCGCCATGCCGCGCAGTGGCGCGAATTCTCCGACATCTACCGGGTCCTGCTCGACCCGGGTCAGGAGCCGGATGCCGCCATCGCGCGACAGCTCGCGTGGCTCGGCACCTTCGGCAGCGGCATGTACCCCCTGGTCCTGCGCCTGTACCGCGACCACGCGCAGGGCGCGCTGGGAACGGACGAGCTCATTCGCACACTCGAGCACGTGCAGGCGCTGCAGCTGCGGCGCGCGATCGTCGGCGTGACCAACGAACGTCTTGTCGCACGGCTCTGCCGGGCGCGCGAGGAGGGCGCGGCTGCGCTGTCCGCCGCGATCGCGCGGATCTCGCCGTCGGATGAGCGCGTGCGCGCCGCGCTCAAGTACTCCGCCCTTCCCCACCCGGCGTACGTGCTGGGGCGCCTCGCGGGGCTGGACTCCCCCGCCGGACTGGACGTGGAGCACATCGTGCCGGCCGCGCCCTCCGACGCGTGGACGGGCGACGGGACGCGCGTGTGGAGCGAATACAGCGAGGACGAGCAGAACAGCCATCGTGCGCTGGCGGACACCCTCGGCAATCTCACGCTCCTCGAGGAGGACCTCGCCATCGCGGCATTCGACGCATCGTTCCCCGAGAAGCGGCGGCTGTACGCGCGGAGTGCCGTCTCCTCCACGCGCGAACTCGCCGCCGTCGAGGCCTGGGGAACGGGCACGATCGCGGAGAGGTCGGCCCGTCTCGCCGAACAGGTCGCCGAACTCTGGGCCCGGCCCGAGACGAGGCTCATCGACGACGACGGCTTGACTCCGGTCCTCGACGCGGTGCGGCGCCGGGGATGGCCGGCCGGATGGCAGCGGGAGTGGGACTACGTCGAGTACCGCGGCGAGCACTGGGAGGTGCCCGACGTGAAGTACCTCTTCAACCGCATCTTCAAGCGGCTCTGGGCGGATTCGCGCGAGGACGTCGTCGCCTACAGCGCCCGTCGCGGCGGACCCGTGTATCCGCAGCAGTCCTGGAACGGGCAGTGGGACCGCCTCGACGACGAGAACTGGCTCTACATGGGGTGGGATTCGAGCTATATGCTCACCGCGGTGCAAGGTGTGCTCGAGCAGGCGGGCATCGCACCGGAGGTCTTCGTCAAGTACTCCTACATCGGCACGGCGATGAAGTGA
- the def gene encoding peptide deformylase, translating to MAVLPIRIMGDPVLHAPAGVIEEITDEIRALVADMFETMDAAPGVGLAGPQVGVPLRLFTYSYSDDDGAPWRGVIINPELWQRPLDPGEPDEDEESEGCLSFPGERFPLRRSDEVLVTGTDLEGEPVRIRVDGWRARIMQHEFDHLDGILYVDRLGDGDWKTAQKIARKRGWGRPGQSWMPGVDDIDA from the coding sequence GTGGCCGTTCTGCCGATTCGCATCATGGGTGACCCCGTCCTCCACGCCCCGGCGGGCGTGATCGAGGAGATCACGGACGAGATCCGTGCGCTCGTCGCGGACATGTTCGAGACGATGGATGCCGCGCCCGGCGTGGGCCTCGCGGGTCCCCAGGTCGGCGTGCCGCTCCGCCTCTTCACCTACTCCTATTCGGACGACGACGGTGCACCCTGGCGCGGCGTCATCATCAATCCCGAGCTATGGCAGCGCCCGCTCGATCCGGGTGAGCCCGACGAAGACGAGGAGTCCGAGGGCTGTCTGTCGTTCCCCGGCGAGAGGTTTCCGCTGCGCCGCTCCGACGAGGTGCTCGTGACGGGCACCGACCTCGAGGGCGAGCCCGTCCGCATCCGGGTCGACGGTTGGCGCGCGCGCATCATGCAGCACGAGTTCGACCACCTCGACGGCATCCTGTACGTCGACCGGCTCGGTGACGGCGACTGGAAGACCGCGCAGAAGATCGCGCGCAAGCGCGGCTGGGGCCGCCCCGGGCAGTCGTGGATGCCGGGCGTCGACGATATCGACGCCTGA
- a CDS encoding DMT family transporter, which produces MADELQDVGDQLVGAFQNPALLYGIPLALLGAVFMSFGAQYQHRGVTKVEKMSGSSSGGLNLHHLLKLLSRPSWVVGTVMLGLAIVCQLSALAVAPLIVVQPLGAIALVITTLLNAQISGHRPTKRSLIAIAACVGGIFVFVTIAALFATEKPVTNAQVITILIIFAVVTLVLGGLWLWRRKRIGALFYISAAGVMYGFVATLAKVIIERIKTGDFEWLTVTCVVALILGATIGAYFVQTAYASGPPDLVIAGLTVIDPIVAVVIGLTILGEASGAPVWVYFAFTAVGAVAVWGVYQLARYHPQILSDSQEMPIKRGSEPGADSTQPMTGSIRVTEAVAKVWPDPPLKNKADGPGSR; this is translated from the coding sequence ATGGCGGACGAACTCCAGGACGTGGGCGACCAGCTGGTCGGCGCGTTCCAGAACCCGGCCCTTCTCTACGGCATCCCGCTGGCCCTCCTCGGCGCCGTCTTCATGTCGTTCGGCGCGCAATACCAGCACCGGGGCGTGACCAAGGTCGAGAAGATGTCCGGGTCGAGCAGCGGCGGCCTCAACCTCCATCACCTCCTGAAGCTGCTGTCGCGGCCGTCGTGGGTGGTCGGGACGGTCATGCTGGGTCTGGCGATCGTGTGCCAGCTGTCGGCACTCGCGGTCGCGCCGCTGATCGTCGTGCAGCCGCTCGGAGCGATCGCCCTCGTCATCACCACATTGCTCAACGCGCAGATCAGCGGGCACCGTCCGACCAAGCGGTCGCTGATCGCGATCGCGGCGTGCGTCGGCGGGATCTTCGTGTTCGTCACGATCGCCGCGCTCTTCGCCACCGAGAAGCCGGTCACCAACGCGCAGGTCATCACGATCCTCATCATCTTCGCGGTCGTGACCCTCGTGCTCGGCGGACTGTGGCTGTGGCGGCGCAAGCGGATCGGCGCGCTCTTCTACATCTCCGCCGCCGGTGTCATGTACGGCTTCGTGGCCACCCTCGCGAAGGTGATCATCGAGCGCATCAAGACGGGCGACTTCGAGTGGCTCACCGTCACCTGCGTCGTGGCTCTGATCCTGGGCGCCACCATCGGCGCGTACTTCGTGCAGACCGCCTACGCGTCGGGTCCCCCCGATCTCGTGATCGCCGGGCTCACGGTCATCGATCCGATCGTGGCCGTGGTCATCGGCCTGACGATCCTCGGCGAGGCGAGCGGAGCTCCGGTCTGGGTCTACTTCGCCTTCACCGCGGTCGGCGCGGTCGCGGTCTGGGGCGTCTATCAGCTCGCTCGGTACCATCCGCAGATCCTCAGCGACAGCCAGGAGATGCCGATCAAGCGCGGCAGCGAACCCGGTGCAGACAGCACTCAGCCCATGACCGGATCCATCCGCGTGACCGAGGCGGTCGCCAAGGTCTGGCCGGACCCCCCGCTCAAGAACAAGGCAGACGGCCCCGGTTCACGCTGA
- the dnaG gene encoding DNA primase produces the protein MAGRIRQADVEEVKARTNIADIIGERVALKNAGVGAMKGLCPFHDERSPSFNVRPQAGFYHCFGCGESGDVYSFLTKMDHVSFTEAVERLAGRIGFTLHYEDGGAAPEHTGRTRLYAANAAAAEFFRGQLATGEADIARRFLGERGFDAGAAAHFGVGYAPKGWEGMRDALRAKGFTDEELTNSGLVSQGQRGVYDRFRGRVVWPIRDVTGQVIGFGARRLFEDDKGPKYLNTPETTIYKKAQVLYGLDLAKRDISREHRVVVVEGYTDVMACHLAGITTAIATCGTAFGSDHITVLRRVMGDDSTAGEVVFTFDPDAAGQKAALRAFADAKRFNAQTYVATGPEGLDPCDLRLHRGDAAVRGLMETKAPMVEFVLDQRIAGFDLASVEGRVGALRAAAPVVAELRDALLQPEYVRVLARRLGMDTEDVRREVERAGRSGSRREQAPDAAPPAADREGEPVVRVTLTSLPRTAEVTLERDALMGLLQFGHRLDAPLVSRALELPFRHPALDAVRTAVQQHATGMARPGWAVDAIGTVREPYRALGGQLLAADFPALDDAAAVSSTTDLARRLVIRGLDAQKNELLGAIQRVPAASEEGREIRLRLRELDAQRQQLATEV, from the coding sequence ATGGCGGGGCGCATCCGCCAGGCCGACGTCGAAGAGGTGAAGGCGCGCACCAACATCGCCGACATCATCGGCGAGCGCGTCGCGCTCAAGAACGCGGGAGTCGGCGCCATGAAGGGGTTGTGCCCCTTCCACGACGAGCGCAGCCCGAGCTTCAACGTGCGCCCGCAGGCGGGCTTCTACCACTGCTTCGGATGCGGCGAGTCCGGCGACGTCTACTCGTTCCTGACGAAGATGGACCACGTCTCGTTCACCGAGGCCGTCGAGCGCCTTGCCGGCCGCATCGGCTTCACCCTGCACTACGAGGATGGCGGAGCGGCGCCGGAGCACACCGGTCGTACGCGTCTCTACGCCGCCAACGCCGCCGCCGCCGAGTTCTTCCGGGGCCAGCTCGCCACGGGTGAGGCCGACATCGCGCGCCGCTTCCTCGGGGAGCGCGGCTTCGACGCCGGCGCGGCCGCCCACTTCGGCGTGGGCTACGCCCCCAAGGGCTGGGAGGGCATGCGCGACGCCCTCCGCGCGAAGGGCTTCACCGATGAGGAGCTCACCAACTCGGGGCTCGTCTCGCAGGGACAGCGCGGCGTCTACGACCGATTCCGTGGACGGGTCGTGTGGCCGATCCGCGACGTCACCGGACAGGTCATCGGCTTCGGCGCCCGGCGTCTCTTCGAGGACGACAAGGGACCCAAGTACCTCAACACCCCCGAGACCACGATCTACAAGAAGGCCCAGGTGCTGTACGGGCTCGATCTGGCCAAGCGCGACATCTCGCGCGAGCACCGCGTCGTGGTCGTCGAGGGCTACACCGACGTGATGGCCTGTCACCTCGCGGGCATCACGACGGCGATCGCGACGTGCGGCACGGCGTTCGGCTCGGACCACATCACGGTGCTTCGCCGGGTGATGGGTGACGACTCCACCGCCGGCGAGGTCGTCTTCACCTTCGACCCGGATGCCGCGGGCCAGAAGGCCGCGCTGCGCGCGTTCGCCGATGCGAAGCGGTTCAACGCGCAGACCTACGTCGCAACGGGTCCCGAGGGCCTCGACCCGTGCGACCTCCGCCTGCACCGCGGCGACGCCGCCGTGCGCGGCCTCATGGAGACGAAAGCGCCGATGGTCGAGTTCGTGCTCGACCAGCGCATCGCCGGCTTCGACCTCGCGTCCGTCGAAGGACGCGTCGGCGCGCTCCGCGCGGCCGCCCCGGTGGTCGCAGAGCTGCGAGACGCACTTCTGCAGCCCGAGTATGTGCGCGTGCTCGCGCGGCGACTCGGAATGGACACGGAGGACGTGCGACGGGAGGTCGAGCGTGCGGGCCGCAGCGGCTCGCGGCGCGAACAGGCTCCGGATGCCGCGCCCCCGGCGGCGGACCGCGAGGGCGAGCCGGTGGTCCGCGTCACGCTCACGTCGCTGCCCCGCACGGCGGAGGTCACCCTCGAGCGCGACGCGCTGATGGGCCTACTGCAGTTCGGTCACCGGCTGGACGCGCCGCTCGTCTCTCGCGCGCTGGAGCTGCCGTTCCGGCATCCGGCCCTCGACGCGGTGCGCACCGCCGTCCAGCAGCACGCGACGGGCATGGCGCGACCGGGCTGGGCCGTCGATGCGATCGGCACGGTCCGGGAGCCGTATCGCGCCCTCGGCGGCCAGCTGCTGGCCGCCGACTTCCCCGCGCTGGACGACGCGGCAGCGGTGTCGTCGACCACCGATCTCGCGCGCCGGCTCGTGATCCGCGGGCTCGATGCCCAGAAGAACGAGCTTCTCGGAGCGATCCAGCGCGTGCCTGCGGCGTCCGAGGAAGGGCGTGAGATCCGTCTCAGGCTGCGCGAACTGGACGCGCAGCGTCAGCAGCTGGCTACCGAGGTCTGA